The proteins below come from a single Plasmodium vivax scf_7133 genomic scaffold, whole genome shotgun sequence genomic window:
- a CDS encoding hypothetical protein (encoded by transcript PVX_125735A) has product MKNENHNEINIKGIDKAKCDKSDESRTTEFATVRIIKWTSQIRVNVFPFILKVIILTFFLHISKRFSNSSPFTPGNNSNNERHNARFKTLRVLNGSGTSDSTSKYKSLLSITKKKSDKSEYSEKKTETTKSTITSYKDLKDEVDEADLSDEGVLLGEMNKIILQEKLMREEFSKAGNSPSNAYFALYFNDENCINRIMDLSRKSRLYRSKYLRLRYRILRHINKFIKRMKVFFIMEYKYNRNFLEEFRASNFYYFVFPYVKCHIKIFFSRFSK; this is encoded by the exons atgaagaatgaaaaccataatgaaataaatattaaaggAATAGACAAGGCAAAATGTGACAAATCAGATGAAAGCCGCACTACTGAATTTGCCACCGTGAGGATAATAAAATGGACAAGCCAAATCAGAGTTAACGTATTTCCCTTTATCTTGAAAGTTATCATATTAACTTTCTTCCTTCACATATCAAAACGTTTCAGCAAT AGTTCTCCGTTCACGCCAGGAAATAACTCGAACAATGAAAGGCACAACGCGCGCTTTAAAACATTAAGAGTGTTGAACGGAAGTGGCACTAGTGATTCTACTTCTAAATATAAATCACTATTATCAATAactaagaaaaaaagtgataaatCAGAGtattcggaaaaaaaaacagaaacgACCAAGTCAACCATTACTAGTTATAAAGACTTAAAAGATGAAGTTGATGAAGCTGATTTATCAGATGAAGGAGTACTGCTGGGggaaatgaataaaattatattacaaGAGAAACTCATGAGGGAGGAATTTTCAAAGGCAGGGAATTCTCCTTCGAACGCATACTTTGCCCTTTATTTCAATGATGAAAATTGCATAAATCGAATTATGGACTTGTCGAGAAAATCAAGACTGTATAGAAGCAAATATTTACGACTGAGGTATCGTATTCTCAGACATatcaataaatttataaaaagaatgaaagttttcttcatcatggaatataaatacaataGAAACTTTTTGGAAGAATTTCGTGCTAGTAATTTCTATTACTTCGTATTTCCTTATGTAAAATGTCAcatcaaaattttcttttctcggTTTTCGAAGTAA